A window from gamma proteobacterium SS-5 encodes these proteins:
- the rpsD gene encoding 30S ribosomal protein S4, which produces MARYIGPKCKLSRREGSDMMLKSRVRTLESKCKLDKVPGQHGERQRRLSDYGTQLREKQKLRRTYGVLEKQFRNYYKKSAQMKGATGENLLQLLESRLDNVVYRMGFGSTRSEARQLVSHKAIEVNGAVVNVASYQVSAEDKVSVREKSRKQLRIQSALALAEQHGFVDWIEVDVKGMSGVYKRIPERTDLPADIQEHLVVELYSK; this is translated from the coding sequence ATGGCAAGGTATATAGGTCCCAAGTGCAAGCTCAGTCGCCGCGAAGGCAGCGATATGATGCTCAAGAGCCGTGTGCGCACGCTCGAGTCCAAATGCAAGCTGGACAAGGTCCCCGGCCAGCATGGCGAACGTCAGCGTCGCCTGTCGGATTACGGCACCCAGCTGCGCGAGAAGCAGAAGCTGCGTCGCACCTACGGCGTGCTGGAAAAGCAGTTCCGCAACTACTACAAGAAATCGGCGCAGATGAAGGGTGCCACCGGTGAGAACCTGCTGCAACTGCTCGAATCCCGGCTGGACAACGTGGTCTATCGCATGGGCTTCGGCTCCACTCGTTCCGAGGCGCGCCAGCTGGTCAGCCACAAGGCCATAGAGGTGAATGGCGCTGTGGTCAACGTAGCCTCCTATCAGGTCAGCGCTGAGGACAAGGTCAGTGTGCGCGAGAAGAGCCGCAAGCAACTGCGCATCCAGAGCGCCCTGGCCCTGGCCGAACAGCATGGCTTCGTCGATTGGATCGAGGTCGATGTGAAGGGGATGAGCGGCGTGTACAAGCGCATCCCGGAACGCACCGATCTGCCGGCGGATATTCAGGAACACCTGGTTGTCGAGCTTTATTCCAAGTAA
- the rpoA gene encoding DNA-directed RNA polymerase subunit alpha: protein MTGSVYEFLTPKIVKVDQISETKAKVSLEPLERGFGHTLGNALRRILLSSMPGAAFTEAHIDGVEHEYSAIEGVQEDVLEVLLNLKSVALEMPDREEAEVSLNIKGPAKVTAADLKVGHGITIANPDCVIAHLTDKGALNMKLQVRRGRGYEPSTQRDSAAGEDRPIGQLQLDASFSPVLRIAYAVESARVEQRTDLDRLVIEIETNGTIDPEQAIRRGASILRDQLQAFVLLESTTIQESEEVKETSAAETFDPVLLRPVDDLELTVRSANCLKAENIFLIGDLIQRTEVELLKTPNLGKKSLTEIKDVLATRGLSLGMRLENWPPEGFEEAS from the coding sequence ATGACTGGATCAGTCTACGAGTTTCTAACGCCCAAGATCGTCAAGGTGGATCAGATCAGCGAGACCAAGGCCAAGGTCTCGCTGGAACCGCTGGAGCGTGGCTTTGGCCATACCCTGGGTAATGCCCTGCGCCGGATCCTGCTCTCCTCTATGCCGGGGGCCGCCTTTACCGAGGCTCATATCGATGGGGTAGAGCACGAATACAGCGCCATTGAAGGGGTGCAGGAGGATGTGCTTGAGGTCCTGCTCAACCTGAAGTCCGTCGCCCTGGAGATGCCCGACCGTGAAGAGGCCGAGGTAAGTCTGAACATCAAGGGCCCGGCCAAGGTCACCGCAGCCGATCTCAAGGTTGGCCACGGCATCACCATCGCCAACCCGGATTGCGTGATTGCCCATCTGACCGACAAGGGTGCCCTGAACATGAAGTTGCAGGTGCGCCGAGGGCGGGGCTATGAGCCCTCCACCCAACGCGACAGCGCCGCCGGAGAGGATCGCCCCATAGGTCAGCTGCAACTGGACGCCTCCTTCAGCCCGGTGCTGCGTATCGCCTATGCGGTGGAGTCGGCCCGAGTGGAACAGCGTACCGACCTGGACCGGCTGGTGATCGAGATCGAGACCAACGGCACCATTGACCCGGAACAGGCCATTCGGCGCGGTGCCAGCATACTGCGCGATCAGTTGCAGGCCTTTGTCCTGCTGGAGAGCACCACCATTCAGGAGAGCGAAGAGGTCAAGGAGACCAGTGCCGCCGAAACCTTTGACCCGGTGCTGCTACGCCCGGTGGACGATCTGGAGTTGACCGTGCGTTCGGCCAACTGCCTCAAGGCCGAGAATATCTTTCTTATCGGTGATCTGATCCAGCGTACCGAGGTGGAACTGCTGAAGACCCCCAACCTGGGCAAGAAGTCGCTCACCGAGATCAAGGATGTACTGGCCACCCGTGGCCTGTCGCTGGGCATGCGCCTGGAGAACTGGCCGCCGGAAGGGTTCGAAGAGGCCTCCTGA
- the rplQ gene encoding 50S ribosomal protein L17, translating into MRHRKSGRQLNRNSSHRKAMFRNMTNSLIRHELIKTTLPKAKELRRVAEPLITLSKVDSVAKRRLAFDRLRDKESVGKLFTDLGPRYQERNGGYIRILKCGFRSGDSAPMAYVELVDRPAVEEIDDDDAEDMAE; encoded by the coding sequence ATGCGTCACCGCAAATCCGGACGTCAACTCAATCGTAACAGCAGTCACCGCAAGGCCATGTTTCGCAACATGACCAACTCGCTGATCCGGCATGAGTTGATCAAGACCACATTGCCCAAGGCCAAGGAACTGCGCCGCGTGGCCGAGCCCCTGATTACCCTGTCCAAGGTGGATTCAGTGGCCAAGCGTCGGCTGGCGTTTGACCGCCTGCGCGACAAGGAAAGCGTGGGCAAGCTGTTCACCGACCTGGGACCCCGCTATCAGGAGCGCAACGGCGGTTATATCCGCATCCTCAAGTGCGGCTTCCGCTCCGGCGACAGCGCCCCCATGGCCTATGTCGAGCTGGTCGATCGCCCTGCGGTGGAAGAGATCGATGATGATGACGCAGAAGACATGGCGGAATAA
- a CDS encoding SAM-dependent chlorinase/fluorinase, whose product MKVPRVLRGIGLFTDFGAEDPYQGAIKAVLLSAAPGLPLYDLMSAAPRFDPRASAYLLAALLETLPPGQLLICVIDPGVGSNRMALRVKTAEHLLIGPDNGLFAPLIQRQNAQVEEIGWRPAQLSASFHGRDLFAPAALRHLAGQDLVLRPLAAGQWQGADWPEDLLEVIHVDSYGNLITGQRAVEGSEDRLLELGGRQIAAARTFSERPPGGLFWYANSFGLVEIAANQASAAEQLQADRGTACRWLGP is encoded by the coding sequence ATGAAGGTGCCCAGGGTGCTGCGTGGCATAGGCCTGTTCACCGATTTTGGTGCCGAAGACCCCTATCAGGGGGCGATCAAGGCGGTACTGCTCAGCGCTGCCCCCGGCCTGCCCCTGTATGACCTGATGAGCGCCGCGCCCAGGTTCGACCCTCGGGCCTCGGCCTACCTGTTGGCGGCCCTGCTGGAAACCCTGCCGCCCGGCCAGTTGCTGATCTGCGTGATCGATCCGGGGGTCGGCTCCAACCGCATGGCCTTGCGGGTGAAGACCGCCGAACACCTGCTGATCGGCCCGGACAATGGCCTGTTCGCCCCCCTGATCCAGCGCCAGAATGCCCAGGTAGAGGAGATCGGTTGGCGGCCGGCACAGCTATCGGCCAGCTTTCATGGGCGTGATCTGTTTGCCCCGGCGGCGCTGCGCCACCTGGCAGGCCAGGACCTGGTCCTGCGCCCCCTGGCTGCGGGACAATGGCAGGGGGCAGACTGGCCAGAGGATCTGCTCGAGGTCATCCACGTGGACAGCTACGGCAATCTGATCACCGGCCAGCGTGCCGTCGAAGGGTCAGAGGATCGGCTGCTGGAGCTGGGCGGGCGGCAGATCGCGGCGGCGCGTACCTTCAGCGAGCGGCCACCGGGCGGGCTGTTCTGGTACGCCAATTCCTTCGGCCTGGTAGAGATCGCCGCCAACCAGGCATCCGCCGCTGAACAGCTACAGGCAGACCGAGGGACCGCCTGCCGCTGGCTGGGTCCTTGA
- a CDS encoding diguanylate cyclase: MLVKVQSQCRKWTFTCNGIMETLLIGVKNSKPAEQAVNPALVLTKPLLIAVYLGLYLVLFASAALLDQGGFIASLWYPPAGLSVFGILAFGWAGVVLDGLANFLSPMLISPLQGKPPTLESLVSSAFLHPLAYGLVLMPLRKWLQQAEFIRQPGRTVGIFLIAALLTATAAAAVGIVRMLALGRAAPDSLVDIGRAWLMGDFIGILIFTPLFLLVLLPRLAPQLSTDLGIGTEAVSATPPGLTSMILLAVTPMLMLSLPSLFGYAEHSPFFALFLLMPLAWVALQWGLESAVTGSVMISSGLVVAAVLFGQQDNIIPYQLIMAAVALTGLLLGILVENRNRLQIQLRERALRLEDRLAIKDQTLRKLYLESAITEQRLSALIEAAPVGIAQLDPEGHCNYLNPTGLKMARANLEDVLGRPFIDLVHCDHRKKLEQLILASKEEWDDGRVEFCFNNSDRWLVTDWISVTPSAHALVGSILIFVDITDRYDREQRLWNQANFDSLTEPPNRQFFMESLSQCLARAHRNGDVLAILWIDLDGFKAVNDTLGHSAGDILLQEVARRMKGRMRASDTLARMGGDEFAVILYDLAEREMANGVANDLVNLLSQPYLIGNTNCAISASIGISFYPDHARDGEALLRHADMAMYQAKIQGKGRALEWSGEEAIPTVEHTRVQ; the protein is encoded by the coding sequence TTGTTGGTTAAAGTCCAGAGTCAGTGCCGAAAGTGGACCTTTACATGCAACGGAATAATGGAGACTCTCTTGATAGGCGTTAAGAATTCAAAGCCTGCTGAACAGGCTGTCAACCCCGCCCTGGTGCTAACCAAACCGCTGCTGATCGCGGTTTATCTTGGACTTTATCTGGTGTTGTTCGCATCGGCGGCATTATTGGATCAGGGCGGTTTCATCGCCAGCCTCTGGTACCCGCCGGCCGGCCTGTCTGTCTTCGGTATCTTGGCCTTCGGATGGGCAGGTGTGGTCTTGGATGGACTGGCCAACTTCTTGTCCCCCATGTTGATCTCCCCTTTGCAGGGCAAGCCGCCTACGCTTGAATCACTGGTCTCCAGCGCCTTTCTGCATCCACTGGCCTACGGGTTGGTGCTGATGCCCCTGCGCAAGTGGTTGCAGCAGGCCGAATTCATCCGCCAGCCCGGACGAACCGTCGGAATCTTTCTCATCGCCGCCTTGCTTACCGCCACTGCCGCCGCTGCCGTGGGCATCGTGCGCATGTTGGCACTGGGCCGGGCAGCGCCGGATTCCTTGGTGGATATCGGGCGGGCCTGGCTGATGGGGGATTTCATCGGCATCCTCATCTTCACCCCGCTATTCCTGCTGGTATTGCTGCCGCGCCTTGCCCCCCAATTATCGACCGACCTGGGTATAGGCACCGAAGCGGTCTCGGCAACCCCTCCAGGCCTGACCAGCATGATTCTGTTGGCAGTCACGCCCATGCTTATGCTGAGTCTGCCATCGCTGTTCGGATATGCTGAACATTCGCCCTTCTTCGCCCTATTTCTGCTTATGCCTCTCGCCTGGGTGGCCCTGCAATGGGGCCTGGAAAGCGCCGTCACTGGAAGTGTGATGATCAGCAGCGGCCTGGTAGTGGCGGCCGTATTGTTCGGCCAACAAGACAACATCATCCCCTACCAATTGATCATGGCTGCCGTTGCCCTGACCGGTCTGCTGCTGGGCATTCTGGTGGAGAACCGTAACCGCCTGCAGATACAGTTGAGGGAGCGTGCCCTGCGCCTGGAGGACCGGCTTGCTATCAAGGACCAGACATTGCGTAAGCTCTATCTGGAATCCGCCATTACAGAACAGCGCCTCAGTGCCCTGATCGAGGCGGCCCCGGTCGGCATCGCTCAACTCGACCCCGAGGGACACTGTAACTACCTCAATCCCACGGGACTGAAGATGGCCCGGGCCAACCTGGAGGACGTGCTCGGACGACCCTTTATCGATTTGGTGCATTGCGATCACCGCAAAAAACTCGAGCAACTGATCCTGGCCAGCAAAGAGGAGTGGGACGATGGTCGGGTCGAATTTTGCTTCAACAACTCGGACCGCTGGTTGGTAACCGACTGGATCAGCGTGACGCCTTCCGCTCACGCCCTCGTCGGCTCGATCCTGATCTTTGTTGACATCACCGACCGTTATGATCGGGAACAGCGACTCTGGAACCAGGCCAATTTCGATAGCCTGACTGAGCCACCAAACCGGCAATTTTTTATGGAAAGCCTCAGCCAATGCCTGGCGCGGGCACATCGAAACGGGGATGTGCTGGCGATCCTATGGATCGACCTCGACGGTTTTAAGGCAGTCAACGACACCCTCGGCCACAGCGCTGGCGACATTCTGCTGCAAGAAGTCGCCCGACGCATGAAGGGACGCATGCGCGCCAGCGACACCCTGGCCCGCATGGGTGGCGACGAATTTGCGGTGATCCTCTACGACCTGGCCGAACGCGAGATGGCGAACGGCGTGGCTAATGATCTGGTCAACCTACTGAGCCAGCCCTACCTGATTGGCAACACCAACTGCGCTATCTCTGCCAGCATCGGCATCAGCTTTTACCCAGACCATGCCAGGGACGGGGAAGCACTGCTGCGCCATGCCGACATGGCCATGTACCAGGCAAAGATCCAAGGCAAGGGCCGGGCACTCGAATGGTCGGGAGAAGAGGCAATACCCACAGTCGAACATACAAGAGTGCAATGA
- the folD gene encoding bifunctional methylenetetrahydrofolate dehydrogenase/methenyltetrahydrofolate cyclohydrolase FolD, whose protein sequence is MSATIIDGKAIAAERREAVKHQVQQRLDQGHRAPGLAVVLVGENPASQIYVRNKQKACEAVGFHSEMHQLPAETPQSELLELIDRLNQREQIDGILVQLPLPAQMNEEQITEAILPTKDVDGFHPYNIGRLALRQPLLRPCTPKGIMTLLEHTGVTLEGLDAVIIGQSNIVGRPMALELLAARCTISVCHSRTKNLADKVRGADLVVAAVGRPNFVQADWVKPGALVIDVGINRLDDGKLCGDVDYAAVVKKAGWITPVPGGVGPMTIATLLENTFQAAELHRTAPPE, encoded by the coding sequence ATGAGCGCAACCATCATCGACGGCAAGGCCATTGCCGCAGAACGCCGAGAAGCGGTCAAACACCAGGTACAGCAACGCCTCGATCAGGGCCACCGGGCACCTGGACTGGCCGTGGTGCTGGTGGGGGAAAACCCGGCATCCCAGATCTACGTGCGCAACAAACAAAAGGCCTGCGAGGCGGTCGGTTTCCACTCCGAGATGCACCAACTGCCCGCCGAAACGCCACAGAGTGAACTGCTTGAGCTGATCGACCGACTCAATCAACGCGAACAGATCGACGGCATCCTGGTACAGCTGCCGCTGCCCGCGCAGATGAATGAAGAGCAGATCACCGAGGCCATCCTACCCACCAAGGACGTGGACGGCTTCCACCCCTACAACATCGGCCGCCTGGCGCTACGCCAACCCCTGCTGCGCCCCTGCACCCCCAAGGGCATTATGACCCTGTTAGAGCACACAGGTGTCACCCTGGAAGGCCTTGATGCGGTGATCATCGGCCAATCCAACATCGTTGGCCGACCCATGGCGTTGGAGCTTCTGGCCGCCCGCTGCACCATCAGCGTCTGCCACAGCCGCACCAAGAATCTGGCCGACAAGGTGCGCGGTGCCGACCTGGTCGTAGCCGCCGTGGGTCGCCCCAACTTCGTCCAGGCCGACTGGGTCAAGCCCGGTGCCCTGGTCATAGATGTAGGCATCAACCGCCTGGACGACGGCAAGCTGTGCGGCGACGTGGACTACGCGGCGGTGGTAAAAAAGGCCGGCTGGATCACCCCGGTCCCCGGTGGTGTAGGCCCGATGACCATAGCCACACTGCTGGAAAACACCTTCCAGGCCGCCGAACTACACCGCACAGCTCCCCCTGAATGA
- the hslU gene encoding ATP-dependent protease ATPase subunit HslU yields MTDLSPREIVQELDKHIIGQLAAKRAVAIALSNRRRRTRVEEPLRSEITPKNILMIGPTGVGKTEIARRLARLANAPFIKVEATKFTEVGYVGKEVDSIIRDLADAAVSMAREQEMAKLKEVATEAAEERVLDALLPPATPSSFEQESRASSGVSSATREKFRAKLRAGELDDREIEIEVSAPQLGVEIMAPPGMEEMTSQLQGLFQNLGGERKKRRKLRVADALGMLADEEAAKRVNEEELKLRALDNVQQQGIVFIDEIDKVTSRSEHGAADVSREGVQRDLLPLVEGCTVSTKHGMVRTDHILFICSGAFHLAKPSDLIPELQGRLPIRVELKALTSEDFVRILTEPDASLTEQYQALMATEGLDLEFSDQGIARIAEIAYQVNETTENIGARRLHTVMERLLEDVSFSASERQGELVSIDAAYVDRYLGELADNEDLSRFIL; encoded by the coding sequence ATGACTGATTTAAGCCCCCGCGAGATCGTCCAGGAGCTGGACAAGCACATCATCGGCCAGCTGGCGGCCAAGCGCGCCGTGGCCATTGCCCTGAGCAATCGCCGTCGCCGTACCCGGGTCGAGGAGCCCCTGCGCAGCGAGATCACGCCGAAGAACATCCTCATGATCGGCCCCACCGGGGTGGGCAAGACCGAGATCGCCCGGCGCCTGGCGCGCCTGGCCAATGCCCCCTTCATCAAGGTGGAGGCGACCAAGTTCACCGAGGTGGGCTATGTCGGCAAGGAGGTGGATTCCATCATCCGCGACCTGGCCGATGCGGCCGTCAGCATGGCCCGCGAGCAGGAGATGGCCAAGCTCAAGGAAGTGGCCACCGAGGCCGCCGAAGAGCGTGTGCTCGATGCCCTGCTGCCGCCCGCCACGCCGAGCAGCTTCGAGCAGGAAAGCCGCGCCAGCAGCGGTGTCAGCAGCGCCACCCGAGAGAAATTCCGCGCCAAGCTGCGTGCCGGTGAACTGGATGACAGGGAGATCGAGATCGAGGTCAGCGCGCCCCAACTCGGCGTGGAGATCATGGCCCCGCCGGGCATGGAGGAGATGACCAGCCAGCTGCAGGGGCTGTTCCAGAACCTGGGCGGCGAGCGCAAAAAACGCCGCAAGCTGCGCGTGGCCGACGCCCTGGGCATGCTTGCCGACGAAGAGGCGGCCAAGCGCGTCAACGAGGAAGAACTGAAACTGCGCGCCCTGGATAACGTGCAACAGCAGGGCATAGTCTTCATCGACGAGATCGACAAGGTCACCAGCCGCTCCGAGCACGGCGCGGCCGATGTCTCCCGCGAGGGGGTGCAGCGCGACCTGCTGCCCCTGGTGGAGGGCTGCACCGTATCGACCAAGCACGGCATGGTGCGCACAGACCATATCCTGTTCATCTGCTCCGGTGCCTTCCACCTGGCCAAGCCCTCGGACCTGATCCCCGAACTACAGGGCCGCCTACCCATCCGTGTCGAGCTCAAGGCACTGACCAGCGAGGACTTTGTGCGCATCCTGACCGAACCGGATGCCTCACTGACCGAGCAATACCAGGCCCTGATGGCCACCGAGGGGCTGGATCTGGAGTTCAGCGACCAGGGCATAGCCCGCATTGCCGAGATCGCCTATCAGGTCAACGAGACCACCGAGAACATCGGTGCCCGCCGCCTGCATACAGTCATGGAGCGCCTGCTGGAGGATGTCTCCTTCAGCGCCAGCGAACGCCAGGGCGAACTGGTCAGCATAGACGCCGCCTACGTCGATCGCTACCTGGGTGAACTGGCCGACAACGAAGACCTGAGCCGCTTCATCCTCTGA
- the hslV gene encoding ATP-dependent protease subunit HslV, giving the protein MEQLHGTTILSIRRYGKVVVGGDGQVSLGNTVMKGNARKVRRLYKDQVLAGFAGATADAFTLFERFEAKLEKHQGHITRSAVELAKDWRTDRMLRRLEAMLLVADSKASLILSGNGDVVEPEDGLMAIGSGGAFAQSAARALLENTELSARDIVEKGLAIAADICVYTNHNRTIEELDCE; this is encoded by the coding sequence ATGGAGCAATTGCACGGCACCACCATCCTGTCGATTCGCCGCTACGGCAAGGTGGTCGTAGGCGGGGACGGTCAGGTCTCGCTTGGCAACACGGTGATGAAAGGCAATGCCCGCAAGGTGCGCCGCCTGTACAAGGATCAGGTGCTGGCCGGCTTCGCCGGTGCCACCGCCGATGCCTTCACCCTGTTCGAACGCTTCGAGGCCAAGCTGGAGAAGCACCAGGGCCACATCACCCGCTCGGCCGTGGAACTGGCCAAGGACTGGCGCACCGACCGCATGCTGCGCCGACTGGAGGCCATGCTGCTGGTGGCCGACAGCAAGGCCTCGCTGATCCTCTCCGGTAACGGCGATGTGGTCGAGCCCGAGGACGGCCTGATGGCCATAGGCTCAGGCGGTGCCTTCGCCCAGTCCGCCGCCCGTGCCCTGCTGGAGAACACCGAACTGAGCGCCCGCGACATCGTCGAAAAGGGCCTGGCCATAGCCGCCGACATCTGCGTCTATACCAACCACAACCGCACCATCGAAGAGTTGGATTGCGAGTGA
- the trkA gene encoding Trk system potassium transporter TrkA: protein MKILILGAGQVGFSVAQQLAGEANDITVIDRNTKLLAEMQDRLDIRTVHGHAANPEVLRQAGAEDTELVVAVTNSDETNMVACQVMYTLFRTPTRIARVRSVEYLQEPGLFSPSALPIDVLISPEQIVSDYILRVIEHPGALQVLDFAEGKVRLVGLRAYYGGPLVSHQLRELRQRMKGADARVAAIYRKGRAIKPEGETVIEAEDEVFFIAASRNIRRVMSELRRSEKTYRRIIIAGGGNIGMRLARALQDNYRVKVIEREQKIAQRVSERLTQTIVLHGDAADGDLLLEENIENTDVFIAVTNDEEANILSAMLAKRLGARKVMSLINRPAYVDLVEDTGQIDIAISPQQATIGSLLTHVRQVDVSAVHSLRKGAAEAIEAVAHGDSNSSRVVGRRIDELHLPEGVSIGAIVRGEEVIIAHHDTRIEAEDHVILFLVNKSKVNEVVRLFQVGITFV, encoded by the coding sequence GTGAAGATCCTGATTCTGGGGGCAGGCCAGGTGGGCTTTTCCGTGGCCCAGCAGCTGGCCGGCGAGGCCAACGATATTACCGTCATCGACCGTAACACCAAGCTGCTGGCCGAGATGCAGGACCGGCTGGACATACGCACGGTACACGGCCATGCCGCCAACCCCGAGGTGCTGCGCCAGGCCGGGGCCGAGGATACCGAGCTGGTGGTGGCGGTGACCAACAGCGACGAGACCAACATGGTCGCCTGCCAGGTGATGTACACCCTGTTCCGCACCCCCACCCGCATCGCCCGGGTACGCTCGGTGGAATACCTGCAGGAGCCGGGGCTGTTCAGCCCCAGCGCCCTGCCTATCGACGTGCTCATCAGCCCGGAGCAGATCGTCTCCGACTACATACTGCGGGTGATCGAACACCCCGGCGCCCTGCAGGTGCTCGACTTCGCCGAGGGCAAGGTACGCCTGGTGGGCCTGCGCGCCTACTACGGTGGGCCGCTGGTATCGCACCAGCTGCGCGAACTGCGCCAGCGCATGAAGGGGGCCGATGCCAGGGTGGCGGCCATCTACCGCAAGGGCCGGGCGATCAAGCCCGAGGGCGAGACGGTGATCGAGGCCGAGGACGAGGTCTTTTTCATCGCCGCCAGCCGCAATATCCGCCGGGTGATGAGCGAGCTGCGGCGCAGCGAAAAGACCTACAGACGCATCATCATCGCCGGTGGCGGCAACATCGGCATGCGCCTGGCCCGCGCCCTGCAGGACAACTACCGGGTCAAGGTCATAGAGCGTGAGCAGAAAATCGCCCAGCGCGTCTCCGAGCGACTGACCCAGACCATAGTGCTGCACGGCGATGCCGCCGATGGCGACCTGCTGCTGGAGGAGAACATCGAGAACACCGATGTGTTCATCGCCGTGACCAACGACGAAGAGGCCAATATCCTCTCCGCCATGCTCGCCAAGCGCCTGGGGGCGCGCAAGGTCATGTCCCTGATCAACCGCCCGGCCTATGTGGATCTGGTAGAGGATACCGGCCAGATCGACATCGCCATCTCGCCCCAGCAGGCCACCATCGGCAGCCTGCTCACCCATGTCCGTCAGGTCGATGTCAGCGCCGTGCACTCCCTGCGCAAGGGTGCCGCCGAGGCCATAGAGGCCGTGGCCCACGGTGACTCCAATTCATCCCGGGTGGTCGGTCGGCGCATCGACGAGCTGCACCTGCCCGAAGGGGTCAGCATAGGTGCCATAGTCCGCGGCGAGGAGGTCATCATCGCCCACCACGACACCCGCATCGAGGCCGAAGACCACGTCATCCTGTTCCTGGTAAACAAAAGCAAGGTCAACGAAGTGGTGCGCCTGTTTCAGGTGGGGATTACCTTTGTATAG
- a CDS encoding sigma-54-dependent Fis family transcriptional regulator — protein sequence MSNAYILVVDDEPDIRGLVQEILQDEGYRVDTAENGAKAREAMRHRRPDLVLLDIWMPDVDGISLLKEWSETAELPCPIIMMSGHGTVETAVEATRLGAYDFLEKPLSLAKLLLTVERALESDRLQQENKGLRSQAAQPQEPVGKSADMQRLREQIKRIAVHDTWVLITGEPGSGRETFARYLHGQSNRRDNPFVKVAVSAIAAENAARELFGSEEGGNIQYGIFEQARGGLLFLDEVADMGLDAQGQLLGAFENGSFVRVGGSEPVAIDARIIAASQHDLAERVRAGQFREELFFHLNVVPLQIPPLREHPEDISELLAYYVDHHVMHERLSYRHFDMGAQNYLRHYPWPGNIRELKNLVQRLMILGNGEEIGQQEVEKALMSAPPEQAQAGPAPGLAINLDQPLREAREEFERLYLEYQLNKHSGNVTKAAQEAGMERTHLYRKIRALGIEIKDRK from the coding sequence ATGAGCAATGCCTATATCCTGGTCGTCGATGACGAGCCGGACATCCGCGGCCTGGTGCAGGAGATCCTGCAAGACGAAGGCTACCGGGTAGATACCGCAGAGAACGGTGCCAAGGCGCGGGAGGCCATGCGCCACCGCCGCCCCGACCTGGTGCTGCTGGATATCTGGATGCCCGACGTGGACGGCATCAGCCTGCTCAAGGAGTGGAGCGAGACGGCCGAGCTGCCCTGCCCGATCATCATGATGTCCGGCCACGGCACGGTGGAAACGGCGGTAGAGGCGACCCGCCTGGGGGCCTATGATTTCCTGGAAAAGCCCCTATCCCTGGCCAAGCTGCTGCTCACCGTGGAGCGCGCCCTGGAGAGCGACCGCCTGCAGCAGGAAAACAAGGGCCTGCGCAGCCAGGCGGCGCAACCCCAGGAGCCGGTGGGCAAGAGCGCGGACATGCAGCGCCTGCGCGAACAGATCAAGCGCATCGCCGTACACGACACCTGGGTGCTGATCACCGGTGAGCCCGGCAGCGGCCGCGAGACCTTCGCCCGCTACCTGCACGGCCAGAGCAACCGGCGCGACAATCCCTTCGTCAAGGTGGCGGTGTCCGCCATCGCCGCCGAAAATGCCGCCCGCGAACTGTTCGGCAGCGAGGAGGGCGGCAACATCCAGTACGGTATCTTCGAGCAGGCCCGTGGCGGCCTGCTGTTTCTCGACGAGGTGGCGGACATGGGCCTGGACGCCCAGGGCCAGCTGCTGGGCGCCTTCGAAAACGGCTCCTTCGTACGCGTTGGCGGCAGCGAGCCTGTCGCCATCGACGCCCGCATCATCGCCGCCAGCCAGCACGACCTGGCCGAACGGGTCCGCGCCGGCCAGTTCCGCGAGGAGCTGTTCTTCCACCTCAATGTGGTACCGCTGCAGATCCCGCCCCTGCGTGAGCACCCGGAGGACATCTCCGAGCTACTGGCCTATTACGTCGATCACCACGTCATGCACGAGCGCCTCAGCTACCGCCACTTCGACATGGGCGCGCAGAACTACCTGCGCCACTACCCCTGGCCGGGCAACATCCGTGAGTTGAAGAACCTGGTGCAGCGCTTGATGATCCTCGGCAACGGCGAGGAGATCGGCCAACAGGAGGTGGAAAAGGCCCTCATGTCGGCACCGCCGGAGCAGGCCCAGGCAGGCCCCGCGCCCGGCCTGGCGATCAACCTCGACCAGCCCCTGCGCGAGGCGCGCGAAGAGTTCGAACGGCTCTACCTGGAATACCAGCTAAACAAGCACAGCGGCAATGTCACCAAGGCGGCGCAGGAGGCGGGCATGGAACGCACCCACCTGTACCGCAAGATCCGCGCCCTGGGCATAGAGATCAAGGACCGCAAGTGA